The following coding sequences lie in one Sorex araneus isolate mSorAra2 chromosome 4, mSorAra2.pri, whole genome shotgun sequence genomic window:
- the TRH gene encoding thyrotropin releasing hormone produces the protein MQGPWMMVILALTLAGVPGRAQPEAAPQDMGLAEPPELAELLRQAERLLLLREDLLQLRADQGDGDAEFQVSQPDWVSKRQHLGKREAAEEEEGMAEEEEEEAGAVGPHKRQHPGRREDAAAGPVDAPQQKRQHPGRRSSWLRDVVAKRQHPGRRLVELQAQEGAEKEEEAWGEGGGDRGPEKRQHPGKRALGGACGPWRACGPARLLLGLLEGLSPDGAAENKRQHPGRRAALQA, from the exons ATGCAGGGCCCCTGGATGATGGTCATCTTGGCTCTGACGCTGGCCGGTGTCCCTGGTCGTGCTCAGCCTGAGGCGGCCCCGCAGGACATGGGGCTGGCGGAGCCCCCAGAGCTGGCGGAACTTTTGCGCCAGGCAGAGCGCCTCCTGCTCCTCCGGGAAGACCTCCTGCAGCTGCGAGCAGACCAGGGGGACGGTGACGCCG AGTTCCAGGTCTCCCAGCCCGACTGGGTCTCCAAGCGGCAGCACCTGGGGAAAAGGGAGGCGGCcgaggaggaagaaggaatggcagaggaagaggaggaagaagcaggtgcCGTGGGACCCCACAAGCGCCAGCACCCCGGCCGGCGGGAGGATGCAGCCGCGGGGCCCGTGGACGCCCCCCAGCAGAAGCGCCAGCACCCCGGCCGGCggtcctcctggctcagggacgTGGTGGCCAAGAGGCAGCACCCGGGCCGCCGGCTGGTGGAGCTCCAGGCCCAAGAAGGAGccgagaaggaagaggaggcatggggggaggggggcggggatcGGGGCCCCGAGAAACGCCAGCATCCGGGCAAGAGGGCCCTGGGCGGCGCCTGTGGGCCCTGGAGAGCCTGTGGACCCGCCCGCCTCCTGCTGGGGCTCCTGGAGGGCCTGAGCCCCGACGGGGCGGCCGAGAACAAGCGGCAGCACCCGGGCCGGAGGGCGGCCCTGCAGGCCTGA